A single Nocardioides bizhenqiangii DNA region contains:
- a CDS encoding isoprenyl transferase encodes MRSTRRTANSRREPRPPTPHPSGARPPAIPAELVPEHVAIVMDGNGRWAKERGLPRTRGHEQGEHSLFDVVEGAIEIGVKAVSAYAFSTENWSRSPDEVKFLMGFNRDVIRRRRDEMHELGVRVRWAGRAPRLWKSVIKELQVAEEMTQHNDVLTLTMCVNYGGRSELGDAARALAKDVAAGRVNPDKVTDATLGRYLYVPELPDADLIWRTSGEQRLSNFMLYQAAYAELVFTDVLWPDVDRRYLWQALDIYARRDRRYGGAEDV; translated from the coding sequence GTGCGCAGCACCCGCCGAACCGCCAACTCGCGACGCGAGCCGCGACCGCCGACGCCGCATCCCTCGGGCGCGCGACCGCCGGCGATCCCCGCGGAGCTGGTCCCGGAACACGTCGCGATCGTGATGGACGGCAACGGGCGGTGGGCAAAGGAGCGGGGGCTGCCGCGCACCAGGGGCCACGAGCAGGGTGAGCACTCGCTCTTCGACGTCGTCGAGGGTGCGATCGAGATCGGGGTGAAGGCGGTCTCGGCCTACGCGTTCTCCACCGAGAACTGGTCGCGGAGTCCGGACGAGGTCAAGTTCCTCATGGGGTTCAACCGCGACGTGATCCGCCGTCGTCGCGACGAGATGCACGAGCTGGGGGTGCGGGTGCGCTGGGCGGGCAGGGCACCGCGGCTGTGGAAGTCGGTGATCAAGGAGCTCCAGGTCGCCGAGGAGATGACCCAGCACAACGACGTCCTGACGCTGACCATGTGCGTCAACTACGGCGGCCGGTCCGAGCTCGGTGACGCCGCCCGGGCGCTGGCGAAGGACGTCGCGGCCGGCCGCGTCAACCCCGACAAGGTCACCGACGCCACGCTCGGTCGCTACCTCTACGTCCCCGAGCTGCCCGACGCCGACCTGATCTGGCGGACGTCGGGGGAGCAACGGCTCTCGAACTTCATGCTCTACCAGGCGGCGTACGCCGAGCTCGTCTTCACCGACGTGCTGTGGCCCGACGTCGACCGACGGTACCTGTGGCAGGCGCTCGACATCTACGCGCGGCGCGACCGGCGGTACGGCGGCGCCGAGGACGTCTAG
- a CDS encoding ABC transporter permease, with amino-acid sequence MSPTVHAVRIGVRRGLREFWQSVRSTQDQGFYLFTGILTVGYLFLRRNTEVEGTDLLLPSVALPSLLGLLVAFGVVIGPAYALAMEKEDGTLLRHKAVPHGLKGYFAGQLTFQSLSLVPQMLVILVPSFLLFDDLMAAPSGWLTVAWVLGLGMMATMPIGMAIGALVPSSQKVGTWGMLPVMVLAGTSGIFYPVQRLWDWVEVVVQVFPLYWIGLGMRSAFLPDSAAAVEAGGSWRTLETVAVLGVWAVAGALVTPVLLRRMARRQTGSQVEAARDAAVQWVK; translated from the coding sequence ATGAGCCCGACCGTTCACGCCGTACGGATCGGTGTCCGCCGGGGGCTGCGGGAGTTCTGGCAGAGCGTGCGGAGCACCCAGGACCAGGGGTTCTACCTGTTCACCGGGATCCTCACGGTCGGCTACCTCTTCCTCCGTCGCAACACGGAGGTCGAGGGCACCGATCTGTTGCTCCCGTCGGTCGCCCTGCCGAGCCTGCTGGGCCTGCTGGTCGCGTTCGGCGTCGTGATCGGTCCCGCCTACGCGCTGGCGATGGAGAAGGAGGACGGGACCCTCCTGCGCCACAAGGCGGTGCCGCACGGGCTCAAGGGCTACTTCGCGGGGCAGCTGACCTTCCAGTCCCTCTCCCTCGTCCCGCAGATGCTCGTCATCCTGGTGCCGAGCTTCTTGCTGTTCGACGACCTGATGGCCGCGCCGTCAGGATGGCTCACGGTCGCGTGGGTGCTGGGACTCGGGATGATGGCAACGATGCCGATCGGCATGGCCATCGGCGCGCTGGTGCCGAGCAGCCAGAAGGTCGGCACCTGGGGGATGTTGCCGGTGATGGTGCTCGCCGGCACCTCCGGGATCTTCTACCCGGTGCAGCGGTTGTGGGACTGGGTGGAGGTCGTCGTCCAGGTCTTCCCGCTCTACTGGATCGGCCTCGGGATGCGCTCGGCGTTCCTGCCGGACTCGGCTGCGGCGGTCGAGGCCGGCGGCAGCTGGCGTACGCTCGAGACCGTCGCTGTTCTGGGCGTCTGGGCGGTCGCGGGTGCACTCGTGACACCGGTGCTCCTCCGCCGGATGGCCCGCCGCCAGACCGGGTCGCAGGTGGAGGCGGCCCGCGACGCGGCGGTGCAGTGGGTGAAGTGA
- a CDS encoding ABC transporter ATP-binding protein, with protein MGEVVIRARDLRMRYGTKDVLTGVDLDLRAGEVVCLLGPNGAGKTTTIEILEGFRIRSAGEVEVLGQDPATASEDWRARTGVVLQSWRDHPRWTPRRLLTQLGEYYRPYATPDRQRPHDIDDLLETVGLSQLADQKINTLSGGQRRRLDVAIGIVGRPELLFLDEPTAGFDPQARREFHELIRRLSQVDRTTILLTTHDLDEAERLATRVLVLAGGRIVADDTVSGLADRVEGETEVRWRQGGTAHTERVPDGTAFVRELFARSGEEVHDLEVRRSSLEDAYLALVQQHEAGHEDAAARLFSATTAEVEP; from the coding sequence GTGGGCGAGGTCGTGATCCGGGCACGGGACCTGCGGATGCGGTACGGCACGAAGGACGTGCTCACTGGCGTCGACCTCGACCTGCGAGCAGGCGAGGTCGTCTGCCTGCTCGGGCCGAACGGCGCCGGGAAGACGACCACGATCGAGATCCTCGAAGGGTTCCGGATCCGCTCGGCGGGTGAGGTCGAGGTCCTCGGCCAGGACCCGGCCACGGCGAGCGAGGACTGGCGCGCTCGGACCGGCGTCGTCCTCCAGTCCTGGCGCGACCATCCGCGATGGACCCCTCGCCGGTTGCTCACCCAGCTCGGTGAGTACTACCGGCCGTACGCGACCCCCGACCGGCAGCGACCGCACGACATCGACGACCTGCTCGAGACTGTCGGGTTGAGCCAGCTCGCGGACCAGAAGATCAACACCCTGTCGGGAGGTCAGCGCCGCCGGCTCGACGTCGCGATCGGGATCGTCGGTCGCCCCGAGCTGCTGTTCCTCGACGAGCCGACGGCTGGGTTCGACCCGCAGGCTCGCCGCGAGTTCCACGAGCTGATCCGTCGCCTGTCCCAGGTCGACCGCACCACGATCCTGCTCACCACGCACGACCTGGACGAGGCCGAGCGGCTCGCGACCCGGGTCCTGGTGCTCGCCGGCGGCCGGATCGTCGCCGATGACACGGTCTCCGGGCTCGCGGACCGCGTCGAAGGGGAGACCGAGGTGCGGTGGCGCCAGGGGGGCACCGCCCACACCGAGCGCGTGCCCGACGGCACCGCATTCGTGCGCGAGCTGTTCGCCCGGTCGGGCGAGGAGGTCCACGACCTCGAGGTACGCCGTTCGAGCCTCGAGGACGCCTACCTCGCGCTCGTCCAGCAGCACGAGGCCGGGCACGAGGACGCCGCCGCCCGATTGTTCTCGGCCACGACAGCGGAGGTGGAGCCATGA
- the recO gene encoding DNA repair protein RecO, whose translation MPLYSDEAIVLRTHKLGEADRIITLLTRQHGRVRAVAKGVRRTTSRFGSRLEPFTHVDLQLAEGRNLDTITQADTRGAYAAAVGADYERYTAGTAMLETAERLVVEEREPAVQQFLLLLGALKAMASGERRSGHVLDSYLLRSLAVAGYAPSCVDCAHCGRAPGPSSDGGTGSHRWFNPAMGGVLCATCRIPGSASPAPETLALLGGLLAGDWPVVEAAEPRHLREASGLVAAFVQWQLERGLKSLAYVER comes from the coding sequence GTGCCGCTCTACAGTGACGAGGCGATCGTCCTCCGTACCCACAAGCTGGGCGAGGCCGACCGCATCATCACGCTGCTCACCCGTCAGCACGGCCGCGTACGTGCGGTGGCGAAGGGCGTCCGTCGTACCACCTCGCGCTTCGGCTCCCGGCTCGAGCCGTTCACCCACGTCGACCTCCAGCTCGCCGAGGGACGCAACCTCGACACGATCACGCAGGCCGACACGCGGGGGGCGTACGCCGCCGCCGTCGGCGCCGACTACGAGCGCTACACGGCGGGCACCGCAATGCTCGAGACCGCCGAGCGGCTGGTGGTCGAGGAGCGTGAGCCGGCCGTCCAGCAGTTCCTGCTGCTGCTCGGTGCGCTGAAGGCGATGGCGTCGGGGGAGCGGCGGTCCGGGCACGTGCTCGACTCCTACCTGCTGCGCTCGCTGGCCGTTGCCGGCTACGCCCCGTCCTGTGTCGACTGCGCCCACTGCGGCCGCGCGCCCGGGCCGAGCTCCGACGGCGGGACAGGTAGCCACCGGTGGTTCAACCCGGCGATGGGCGGCGTGCTGTGCGCGACCTGCCGGATCCCGGGCTCCGCGAGCCCGGCACCCGAGACCCTCGCGCTGCTGGGCGGGCTGCTCGCGGGCGACTGGCCGGTCGTCGAGGCCGCCGAGCCCCGCCACCTCCGCGAGGCGAGCGGGCTGGTCGCGGCGTTCGTCCAGTGGCAGCTGGAGCGGGGCCTGAAGTCGCTGGCGTACGTCGAGCGCTGA
- a CDS encoding gluconokinase codes for MSDSQHLHIVVMGVTGTGKSTVAQALAAELDLVMAEGDDYHPEANIEKMSAGIALDDDDRTPWLEALAQWTREQHEAGHDTVLTCSALRRPYRDTLRGGVPESTFFIHLVGSADVLTERIEARDHFMPASLLDSQLETLEDLEPDEDGEVVDVDRPLEQVVEETLAIVRRL; via the coding sequence GTGAGCGACTCGCAGCACCTGCACATCGTGGTGATGGGCGTGACCGGCACCGGCAAGTCGACGGTGGCGCAGGCGCTCGCGGCCGAGCTCGACCTGGTGATGGCCGAGGGCGACGACTACCACCCAGAGGCCAACATCGAGAAGATGAGCGCTGGGATAGCCCTCGACGATGACGACCGGACGCCGTGGCTCGAGGCCCTCGCCCAGTGGACGCGGGAGCAGCACGAGGCAGGGCACGACACGGTGCTCACCTGCTCCGCCCTGCGCCGGCCCTATCGCGACACGCTCCGCGGCGGCGTCCCGGAGTCGACGTTCTTCATCCACCTCGTCGGCTCCGCGGACGTCCTGACCGAACGGATCGAAGCGCGCGACCACTTCATGCCGGCATCGCTCCTCGACTCGCAGCTCGAGACGCTCGAGGATCTGGAGCCGGACGAGGACGGCGAGGTCGTCGACGTCGACCGACCGCTCGAGCAGGTCGTGGAGGAGACGCTCGCGATCGTGCGTCGGCTCTGA
- a CDS encoding GntP family permease has translation MEPIEPAYGSVALLLIAAAAVALLLILIMVVRLHAMISLVLVSVITAVAAGIPIGDVPDALFAGFSETLGEVALLVGFGVMLGRLLEVTGGAQVLADTLISRFGEKRAPFALGVAALLFGFPIFFDAGLVVFLPIIFTVARRFGGSLLLYAFPAAGGFAAMHALVPPHPGPVAAGVSLGGDIGVILLVGVPTAVIAWYFGSYLFSQAVGRRVHVDVPTVLFGEENGGEEHQERSDADAPPFALVLGLLLLPMVLISFNTLVSTLIESGTLDESTLTGILLLVGNTPVALLITLLVAIVVLGRRGRTYEETTSVLDDALGPICSIILITGAGGMFGGVLYISGIGEALTTSLEDIGMPVLAQAFVIATALRVAQGSATVALTTTAGVIAAPVAEEGFGDFRIALLVVAIAAGATVLSHVNDSGFWLVSRFFQMDEKQTLRTWTVMETTIGLTAFAVAVVLWGVAGAVGV, from the coding sequence ATGGAACCGATCGAACCGGCCTACGGCTCCGTCGCCCTGCTTCTCATCGCGGCCGCAGCGGTCGCGTTGCTCCTGATCCTGATCATGGTCGTGCGGTTGCACGCCATGATCTCCCTGGTCCTCGTGAGCGTGATCACCGCGGTCGCGGCGGGGATCCCGATCGGTGACGTACCGGACGCGCTCTTCGCCGGATTCAGCGAGACCCTCGGCGAGGTCGCGCTGCTGGTCGGCTTCGGCGTGATGCTCGGCCGACTGCTCGAGGTCACCGGAGGCGCACAGGTGCTCGCCGACACCCTGATCTCTCGCTTCGGCGAGAAGCGGGCTCCGTTCGCCTTGGGCGTCGCCGCGCTGCTCTTCGGCTTCCCGATCTTCTTCGACGCTGGCCTGGTGGTGTTCCTGCCGATCATCTTCACGGTCGCCCGGCGCTTCGGCGGTTCGCTGCTGCTCTACGCGTTCCCCGCAGCGGGCGGGTTCGCAGCGATGCACGCACTCGTGCCGCCGCACCCGGGCCCGGTGGCTGCCGGCGTGAGCCTGGGGGGCGACATCGGCGTGATCCTCCTCGTCGGCGTCCCCACCGCGGTGATCGCGTGGTACTTCGGCTCGTACCTCTTCTCCCAAGCGGTGGGTCGGCGGGTGCACGTCGACGTACCGACCGTCCTGTTCGGCGAGGAGAACGGCGGCGAGGAGCACCAGGAGCGTTCTGACGCCGACGCACCGCCTTTCGCGCTGGTCCTCGGCCTGCTGCTGCTGCCGATGGTGCTCATCTCGTTCAACACCCTCGTCTCGACACTCATCGAGTCGGGGACACTCGACGAGAGCACCCTCACCGGGATCCTCCTGCTCGTCGGCAACACGCCGGTGGCGTTGCTGATCACCCTTCTCGTCGCCATTGTGGTCCTCGGCCGGAGGGGGCGCACTTACGAGGAGACGACCTCGGTCCTCGATGATGCGCTGGGGCCGATCTGCTCGATCATCCTGATCACCGGCGCCGGCGGCATGTTCGGTGGCGTGCTCTACATCAGCGGGATCGGCGAGGCGCTGACCACGTCGTTGGAGGACATCGGAATGCCGGTGCTTGCCCAGGCGTTCGTCATCGCCACCGCCCTGCGGGTCGCTCAGGGATCGGCGACGGTCGCGCTCACCACCACCGCCGGCGTGATCGCCGCTCCTGTCGCCGAGGAGGGCTTCGGTGACTTCCGGATCGCCCTTCTCGTGGTCGCGATCGCGGCCGGCGCGACCGTGCTCTCGCACGTGAACGACTCCGGCTTCTGGCTGGTCAGCAGGTTCTTCCAGATGGACGAGAAGCAGACACTACGCACCTGGACGGTGATGGAGACGACGATCGGCCTCACCGCGTTCGCGGTCGCGGTCGTGCTCTGGGGCGTGGCCGGCGCGGTCGGGGTCTAG